A genome region from Amblyraja radiata isolate CabotCenter1 chromosome 4, sAmbRad1.1.pri, whole genome shotgun sequence includes the following:
- the snai2 gene encoding zinc finger protein SNAI2: MPRSFLVKKHFSTSKKPNYGELDTQTVIISPYLYESYPRPIIPQPEILTSGVYNPGSVWSSVCSALLPSPVPSDPVPASEYTAVQPSPLSNGSMCPAAHLSPRHQSKCERLAGVANGSETSGSDEEERIGRKGLGESASDAEKFRCNLCSKAYSTFSGLAKHKQLHCDAQTRKSFSCKYCEKEYVSLGALKMHIRTHTLPCVCKICGKAFSRPWLLQGHIRTHTGEKPFSCPHCSRAFADRSNLRAHLQTHSDVKKYQCKNCAKTFSRMSLLHKHEESGCCIAH; this comes from the exons ATGCCGCGATCATTCCTAGTTAAGAAACATTTTAGCACCAGCAAAAAGCCAAATTATGGCGAACTGGACACGCAAACAG TCATCATTTCTCCCTACCTGTACGAGAGTTATCCGAGGCCGATCATCCCTCAGCCGGAGATTTTGACTTCTGGCGTTTACAATCCCGGGAGCGTCTGGAGCAGCGTCTGTTCGGCCCTGCTGCCATCTCCTGTCCCCAGCGATCCTGTGCCCGCCTCTGAATATACCGCCGTTCAACCTTCGCCCCTGAGCAACGGGAGCATGTGCCCGGCCGCCCACCTCAGCCCCCGGCACCAGTCCAAGTGCGAGCGGCTCGCCGGTGTTGCCAACGGCTCGGAGACCTCTGGCAGCGACGAGGAGGAGAGGATCGGCCGAAAAGGCTTGGGCGAGAGCGCCTCGGACGCGGAGAAGTTTCGATGCAACTTGTGCAGCAAGGCGTACTCTACTTTCTCGGGACTGGCTAAACACAAGCAGCTCCACTGCGACGCCCAGACGCGAAAATCCTTCAGCTGCAAGTACTGTGAAAAGGAGTATGTCAGCTTGGGAGCCTTGAAGATGCACATCCGGACCCACACACTGCCCTGTGTGTGCAAAATCTGTGGCAAGGCGTTCTCCAGACCGTGGTTACTCCAAGGGCATATCAGGACACACACGG GTGAGAAGCCTTTCTCTTGCCCACACTGCAGTAGAGCATTTGCTGATCGATCTAACCTGAGAGCACATCTACAAACTCATTCAGATGTGAAGAAATATCAGTGCAAAAACTGTGCCAAAACTTTCTCCAGAATGTCACTTCTTCACAAACATGAAGAATCGGGATGTTGCATAGCACACTGA